The following DNA comes from Nitrogeniibacter aestuarii.
GCTAATGTAATAATGTTTCGACTCTTTCCGAACGCACAGGCACATGGTCGATTCACTCTTCCCCAACGGCATCGCCCCCTACCTCACGGGCGGCATCCTCATCGGCCTCGGTGTCGCGCTCCTCTACGTGGTCACCGGCCGACAAGGCGGCGCCAGCACGTTCTTCAGCTCAAGCTGGAGCTGGCTGCTCAACACCCCGTTCTTCCGGCAACCGTCCCTGCGCGGCTCGCGCCAGTGGCGATTGGTGTACGCCGCCGGCTTCGTGCTTGGGGGGCTGATCTACCTGGGTCTCGGACTGCCGCAGGCACCCAGCCACATGCCGGCCTGGAAGCTGGCGCTCGGCGGCGTACTGATCGGCTACGGCGCACGCCTGGGTGGCGGTTGCACCTCCGGCCACGGCATTTGCGGCATGGCTTCGCTCAATCGCGGCTCGATGCTCATCGTCCTCACCTTCATGACCACCGCCATCATCACCGCATGGGTCATGAAAGCCCTGGGGGTCGGCGCATGAACAGACCCCTCGACCTGTTTGCATCGCTGGTGGCCGGCACGCTGTTCGGCTTCGGTCTGTCGTACGCCACCATGATCCGTCCTGAAGTGGTGATCTCTTTCCTCACCTTCGACGATCTGGGCCTGCTGTTCGTGCTCGGCGCGGCCACCGGCATCAACATGCTCGTCTTCCAATGGCTGCCACGGCTGCGCCGTCAGCCGCTGCTCGGCGGCGCATTCGAGGCCCGCCCCTTCTCGGTGGACAAGCGCAGCCTCACCGGCGGCGCCCTGTTCGGCGTTGGCTGGGGCATCTGCGGCGTGTGCCCGGGCCCGGCCCTGGCGGGGCTGGGAGCGGGCAACACCGACCTGCTCATCGCCCTGGCCGGGATCTTTGCCGGCGCGCTGCTCCATGGTCTGCTCGAAGACCGCCGCAACGCGACGACCACAGCCCAGCTTCAGAGCTAGGACCCTCGCTGCTCCCGGCGTTGAGCCACCAAAGCAGGCCTCGATGACGGTGGCGCTGCGCCGCGACCCGCGCTGCACCCGGGCCGCCCGCCGGAGGGCGGGCACATGCTTTCTTTCATCACCAGCCGGTTCTGGCGACCGAATCGGCCTATAGTGGGGACAACGGTCGCGTCGCGGTCGCGCATCAGGAGCACGGCCATGAGCAAAGCTCGACAAGGCAACAAGGAAACGCGCAAGCAGCCCCGACTGACCCCCAAGGAAAAGAAGATCGCCAAGCGTGCCAGGAAACACGCCAACGATCCGACCCCGTTCCTGCCCGGCTGAACGTTATCACCCATCCCAGCCAACCATCGGTGCCGGCATACGCCGGCCGCACATGACTTACTGTGTGGGTGTGCTGCTCGACAACGGCATCGTGTTCGCGTCGGACTCACGCAC
Coding sequences within:
- a CDS encoding YeeE/YedE family protein, with the translated sequence MVDSLFPNGIAPYLTGGILIGLGVALLYVVTGRQGGASTFFSSSWSWLLNTPFFRQPSLRGSRQWRLVYAAGFVLGGLIYLGLGLPQAPSHMPAWKLALGGVLIGYGARLGGGCTSGHGICGMASLNRGSMLIVLTFMTTAIITAWVMKALGVGA
- a CDS encoding DUF6691 family protein, with translation MNRPLDLFASLVAGTLFGFGLSYATMIRPEVVISFLTFDDLGLLFVLGAATGINMLVFQWLPRLRRQPLLGGAFEARPFSVDKRSLTGGALFGVGWGICGVCPGPALAGLGAGNTDLLIALAGIFAGALLHGLLEDRRNATTTAQLQS